Proteins encoded together in one Vanessa cardui chromosome 19, ilVanCard2.1, whole genome shotgun sequence window:
- the LOC124538082 gene encoding prothoracicostatic peptides isoform X1 produces MRCCVAALCVALSLAVAVAAAADAPHDAPPPQSDTDMELTEEDKRAWSSLHGGGGWGKRGWQDMSSAWGKRGWQDLNSAWGKRGWQDLNSAWGKRGWQDLNSAWGKRGWQDLNTAWGKRAWRDLYQTPWGKRGWQDLNSAWGKRGWQDMSSAWGKRGWQDMSSAWGKRAPEKWSNFHGSWGKRSGPEPDYEDYEIAYEHLIPVQQVEADRLAMDAPEKKAWSSLHGAWGKRPMKQAQYNSGAYYWKREPGWTNLRGMWGKRSPANDQPLDEEHDGATGDDA; encoded by the exons ATGCGTTGCTGCGTAGCTGCGCTGTGTGTGGCGCTGTCGCTGGCGGTGGCGGTGGCGGCGGCGGCCGACGCTCCCCACGACGCGCCTCCGCCTCAA TCGGACACTGACATGGAACTAACGGAAGAAGATAAAAGAGCATGGTCAAGTCTCCATGGCGGCGGCGGGTGGGGCAAACGTGGCTGGCAAGACATGAGCTCCGCCTGGGGCAAACGTGGGTGGCAAGATCTGAATTCCGCTTGGGGCAAGCGAGGCTGGCAGGACCTTAACTCAGCATGGGGCAAACGCGGCTGGCAGGACTTGAATTCAGCCTGGGGTAAGAGAGGTTGGCAAGATTTGAATACCGCGTGGGGCAAACGCGCATGGAGGGATTTATACCAGACTCCATGGGGCAAGCGAGGCTGGCAAGACCTTAACTCTGCTTGGGGCAAACGTGGTTGGCAAGACATGAGCTCTGCGTGGGGCAAGCGCGGCTGGCAAGACATGAGCTCCGCTTGGGGCAAACGAGCACCC GAGAAATGGTCAAACTTCCACGGTTCTTGGGGCAAACGATCCGGACCTGAACCCGACTACGAAGACTACGAAATCGCCTACGAACATCTCATCCCTGTCCAACAG GTGGAAGCTGATCGCTTAGCTATGGACGCTCCTGAAAAGAAAGCGTGGTCGTCGCTGCACGGCGCCTGGGGCAAGCGACCCATGAAGCAGGCGCAGTACAACAGCG GAGCGTATTACTGGAAGAGGGAGCCCGGCTGGACGAACTTGAGGGGCATGTGGGGCAAGCGGTCTCCGGCGAACGACCAGCCCCTGGACGAGGAACACG ACGGGGCCACCGGGGACGACGCCTAG
- the LOC124538082 gene encoding prothoracicostatic peptides isoform X3 has product MELTEEDKRAWSSLHGGGGWGKRGWQDMSSAWGKRGWQDLNSAWGKRGWQDLNSAWGKRGWQDLNSAWGKRGWQDLNTAWGKRAWRDLYQTPWGKRGWQDLNSAWGKRGWQDMSSAWGKRGWQDMSSAWGKRAPEKWSNFHGSWGKRSGPEPDYEDYEIAYEHLIPVQQVEADRLAMDAPEKKAWSSLHGAWGKRPMKQAQYNSGAYYWKREPGWTNLRGMWGKRSPANDQPLDEEHDGATGDDA; this is encoded by the exons ATGGAACTAACGGAAGAAGATAAAAGAGCATGGTCAAGTCTCCATGGCGGCGGCGGGTGGGGCAAACGTGGCTGGCAAGACATGAGCTCCGCCTGGGGCAAACGTGGGTGGCAAGATCTGAATTCCGCTTGGGGCAAGCGAGGCTGGCAGGACCTTAACTCAGCATGGGGCAAACGCGGCTGGCAGGACTTGAATTCAGCCTGGGGTAAGAGAGGTTGGCAAGATTTGAATACCGCGTGGGGCAAACGCGCATGGAGGGATTTATACCAGACTCCATGGGGCAAGCGAGGCTGGCAAGACCTTAACTCTGCTTGGGGCAAACGTGGTTGGCAAGACATGAGCTCTGCGTGGGGCAAGCGCGGCTGGCAAGACATGAGCTCCGCTTGGGGCAAACGAGCACCC GAGAAATGGTCAAACTTCCACGGTTCTTGGGGCAAACGATCCGGACCTGAACCCGACTACGAAGACTACGAAATCGCCTACGAACATCTCATCCCTGTCCAACAG GTGGAAGCTGATCGCTTAGCTATGGACGCTCCTGAAAAGAAAGCGTGGTCGTCGCTGCACGGCGCCTGGGGCAAGCGACCCATGAAGCAGGCGCAGTACAACAGCG GAGCGTATTACTGGAAGAGGGAGCCCGGCTGGACGAACTTGAGGGGCATGTGGGGCAAGCGGTCTCCGGCGAACGACCAGCCCCTGGACGAGGAACACG ACGGGGCCACCGGGGACGACGCCTAG
- the LOC124538082 gene encoding prothoracicostatic peptide isoform X2 — protein sequence MRCCVAALCVALSLAVAVAAAADAPHDAPPPQSDTDMELTEEDKRAWSSLHGGGGWGKRGWQDMSSAWGKRGWQDLNSAWGKRGWQDLNSAWGKRGWQDLNSAWGKRGWQDLNTAWGKRAWRDLYQTPWGKRGWQDLNSAWGKRGWQDMSSAWGKRGWQDMSSAWGKRAPEKWSNFHGSWGKRSGPEPDYEDYEIAYEHLIPVQQVEADRLAMDAPEKKAWSSLHGAWGKRPMKQAQYNSDGATGDDA from the exons ATGCGTTGCTGCGTAGCTGCGCTGTGTGTGGCGCTGTCGCTGGCGGTGGCGGTGGCGGCGGCGGCCGACGCTCCCCACGACGCGCCTCCGCCTCAA TCGGACACTGACATGGAACTAACGGAAGAAGATAAAAGAGCATGGTCAAGTCTCCATGGCGGCGGCGGGTGGGGCAAACGTGGCTGGCAAGACATGAGCTCCGCCTGGGGCAAACGTGGGTGGCAAGATCTGAATTCCGCTTGGGGCAAGCGAGGCTGGCAGGACCTTAACTCAGCATGGGGCAAACGCGGCTGGCAGGACTTGAATTCAGCCTGGGGTAAGAGAGGTTGGCAAGATTTGAATACCGCGTGGGGCAAACGCGCATGGAGGGATTTATACCAGACTCCATGGGGCAAGCGAGGCTGGCAAGACCTTAACTCTGCTTGGGGCAAACGTGGTTGGCAAGACATGAGCTCTGCGTGGGGCAAGCGCGGCTGGCAAGACATGAGCTCCGCTTGGGGCAAACGAGCACCC GAGAAATGGTCAAACTTCCACGGTTCTTGGGGCAAACGATCCGGACCTGAACCCGACTACGAAGACTACGAAATCGCCTACGAACATCTCATCCCTGTCCAACAG GTGGAAGCTGATCGCTTAGCTATGGACGCTCCTGAAAAGAAAGCGTGGTCGTCGCTGCACGGCGCCTGGGGCAAGCGACCCATGAAGCAGGCGCAGTACAACAGCG ACGGGGCCACCGGGGACGACGCCTAG